The following are from one region of the Candidatus Binatia bacterium genome:
- a CDS encoding outer membrane beta-barrel protein: MQRNTIITAVVFAGALAAAPWTASAGPLDYQGLAFQSQNAGASPVLAGGEIGNSGAVPVFASTSSSFSERPIYRRHPYRDRYRDRYEDNDQPRYFGAIGAGSFDPDDQPGNGLWMNGELGSEVGDALDLGVRVNWYHRQSDNSEVVSTYTDEAGNVHERVIDTNNIETNLVPLMAILRVRFPVSKDFQPYVGGGLGWEWLTVSGTDSTGFDFQDDYDGFGAQVFAGLNVGVSPTLNLYGEALWNKSTVSARFFDPFVGGTIKDEIDMDGLGVHGGLRFSF, translated from the coding sequence CGACTACCAGGGGCTCGCGTTCCAGAGTCAGAACGCGGGCGCGAGCCCGGTCCTGGCCGGCGGGGAGATCGGGAACAGCGGCGCCGTTCCCGTGTTTGCCTCCACGTCTTCCTCGTTCAGCGAGCGCCCGATTTACCGGCGCCACCCCTACCGGGACCGCTATCGGGACCGCTATGAAGATAACGACCAGCCACGCTACTTCGGCGCGATCGGCGCGGGCTCGTTCGATCCGGACGATCAGCCGGGCAACGGCCTCTGGATGAACGGCGAGCTGGGCAGCGAAGTCGGGGACGCCCTCGACCTGGGCGTTCGCGTGAACTGGTACCACCGCCAGTCGGACAACTCGGAAGTCGTCTCCACCTATACCGATGAGGCCGGCAACGTCCACGAGCGCGTCATCGACACGAACAACATCGAGACGAACCTCGTTCCGCTCATGGCCATCCTCCGCGTCCGCTTCCCGGTTTCCAAGGACTTCCAGCCCTACGTCGGCGGCGGCCTCGGCTGGGAGTGGCTCACGGTCAGCGGCACCGACTCGACCGGCTTCGATTTCCAGGATGACTACGACGGGTTCGGGGCCCAGGTCTTTGCGGGGCTGAACGTCGGCGTCTCCCCGACCCTGAATCTCTACGGCGAAGCGCTCTGGAACAAGAGCACCGTGTCGGCGCGCTTCTTCGATCCGTTCGTGGGCGGCACCATCAAGGATGAGATCGACATGGACGGCCTGGGAGTGCACGGAGGGCTTCGCTTCAGCTTCTGA
- a CDS encoding outer membrane beta-barrel protein, translating to MARVAALGVALVAITSLAATAPRAWAQTQTTSSARTEDVSLGFKGMGARIGLVDPEGASSTVDLGVHIDAGEFARNVRLMPLVEYWSVGQDVGPYNADLKDFSLGADINLDFPLQDSRVTPYAGGGIGLHWLKASTNVPNVPDQSDTKLGLSLQGGVRTDAMPNLALFGELRYNFVSDANQLKILGGFTYRFIY from the coding sequence ATGGCGCGGGTAGCCGCGCTCGGGGTCGCGTTGGTCGCGATCACGAGTCTCGCGGCGACCGCGCCGCGCGCTTGGGCGCAGACGCAGACGACGTCGAGCGCGCGCACGGAAGACGTTTCGCTTGGATTCAAGGGAATGGGCGCCCGGATCGGGCTGGTCGACCCCGAAGGTGCGAGCAGCACCGTGGATCTCGGGGTCCACATCGACGCCGGCGAGTTCGCCCGGAACGTGCGGCTCATGCCGCTCGTCGAGTACTGGAGCGTCGGCCAGGACGTCGGGCCCTACAACGCCGACCTGAAGGACTTCTCGCTCGGGGCGGACATCAATCTCGATTTTCCGCTGCAGGACAGCCGCGTCACGCCTTACGCCGGTGGCGGCATCGGCCTGCACTGGCTCAAGGCTTCCACCAACGTCCCCAACGTGCCCGACCAGTCCGACACCAAGCTTGGCTTGAGCCTCCAGGGCGGCGTGCGGACGGACGCGATGCCGAATCTGGCTCTCTTCGGTGAACTGCGCTATAACTTCGTCTCGGATGCCAATCAGTTGAAGATCCTGGGCGGGTTCACGTACCGGTTCATCTACTAG